The proteins below come from a single Cyanobacterium stanieri LEGE 03274 genomic window:
- a CDS encoding 30S ribosomal protein S1, whose amino-acid sequence MVSQTETTKTDIGFTHEDFAALLDQYDYHFSPGDVVPGTVFSMEQRGALIDIGAKTAAYIPVQELSINRVDNPDEVLQPNETREFFILTDENEDGQLTLSIRRIEYMRAWERVRQLQQEDATVYSNVFATNRGGALVRVEGLRGFIPGSHISAKDAKEDLLGQDLPLKFLEVDEERNRLVLSHRRALVERKMNGLEVAQVVVGSVRGIKPYGAFIDIGGVSGLLHISEISHDHIDTPHSVFNVNDELKVMIIDLDAERGRISLSTKQLEPEPGDMLTKRELVFEKAEEMAALYRQKLLAGDDAQEEDAVVVEQETTELVENVATEDVNEGVEETTTNDDELASSVTE is encoded by the coding sequence ATGGTCAGTCAAACAGAAACCACAAAAACCGATATTGGTTTTACCCATGAAGATTTTGCCGCTCTTTTAGATCAGTATGACTATCACTTCAGCCCCGGAGATGTTGTACCCGGTACAGTGTTTAGTATGGAGCAAAGAGGAGCTTTAATCGACATTGGAGCAAAGACTGCCGCCTATATTCCTGTACAAGAACTTTCCATCAACAGAGTTGATAATCCTGACGAGGTTTTACAACCCAACGAAACCAGAGAATTTTTTATCCTTACCGATGAAAATGAAGATGGACAATTAACCTTATCCATTCGTCGTATTGAGTATATGCGAGCTTGGGAAAGGGTTCGTCAATTACAACAAGAAGACGCTACCGTTTATTCTAACGTATTTGCAACCAATAGAGGTGGTGCTTTAGTTAGAGTTGAAGGATTAAGAGGATTTATTCCTGGTTCTCACATCAGTGCTAAAGATGCGAAGGAAGATTTGTTAGGTCAAGACTTACCTTTAAAATTTTTAGAAGTGGACGAAGAACGTAATCGTCTTGTCTTGAGTCATCGTCGTGCCTTAGTAGAACGCAAGATGAATGGTTTAGAAGTCGCTCAAGTGGTGGTGGGTTCTGTTCGTGGTATTAAGCCATATGGTGCCTTCATCGACATCGGTGGTGTAAGTGGTTTGTTACACATCTCCGAAATTTCCCATGATCATATTGATACTCCTCACAGTGTATTTAACGTCAACGATGAATTAAAAGTAATGATCATCGATTTAGATGCTGAAAGAGGACGTATTTCCCTTTCTACCAAACAATTAGAACCCGAACCAGGGGATATGTTAACCAAACGGGAATTGGTGTTTGAGAAGGCGGAAGAAATGGCGGCCTTATATCGTCAGAAACTTTTGGCTGGGGATGATGCTCAAGAAGAAGATGCGGTAGTAGTTGAACAAGAAACCACTGAATTAGTAGAAAATGTTGCTACGGAAGATGTTAACGAAGGGGTAGAAGAAACTACCACTAACGATGATGAATTAGCTTCTAGCGTAACTGAATAA
- a CDS encoding ExeM/NucH family extracellular endonuclease, whose product MSTISLNGLRYEQDFNGLVNGGSTGDVLPVGWFFLETGNNANLTYGVSDGSSNSGNTYSYGATDSDDRAFGTLLSGSLIPTIGASFTNNSGFTITGLEITYRGEQWRLGSNSRTTPDRLDFQYSLDATSLDSGAWVDVDALDFVAPVTTGDGGAKDGNENFLEISDIISGIEVEDGETFWLRWSDFNASGPDDGLAIDDFSIIPVDGEEDIDPEIPEDPVEVPITRISAIQGDGMVSPLINEVVTIEAIALGDFQSSDGNSNLRGFYVQEEDGDVDNNPLTSEGLFIFDDNFGVDVNVGDLVRVTGTVAEFTTGTSSLTQLRSITDVTVVSENNPLPTPIEITFPLNDPSDLEAFEGMLVTIPTTLTVTEHFQLGRFGQVVLSSNGDTNQNDTDGRLDQFTQFNDPSVDGFNAYQQEIAKRRIVVDDGLTVQNPDPIINGRGEMPLSPTNTLRGGDTVTNLTGILDDRFGASNIGNYRIQPTAPIDFQATNPRPTEIPDVGGRLKVASFNVLNYFNGDGAGDFSGEEQRGADNLQEFERQRDKIISAITGLNADVIGLVEIENDGYGDDSAIQDLIDGLNAVEGAGTYAFVDPGTSNLGLDAIAVGFIYKTNSVKIADGSNIAILDTGAFDPINIARNRVPLAVTFEELATGEKFTAVTNHFKSKGSSGLSDTNDPNFDQGDGQGFWNDIRTQASQDLADWLATNPTGINDSDVLILGDLNAYAQEDPITTLENEGYQNLVSNSSYSFVFDGQWGTLDYALATDSMTNQVTGAQKWHINADEPNVLDYNTNFKSENQISSLYDDSPFRSSDHDPVIVGLTLGNTTSGPGGAGSGSPNTPSQENPQPFTPARNPLIDRVLTFSQDNVQILYIPLTGRPADPQGLGFWGSAIGENDIRYSPSAGDSLLNLPQRQTIAYQNIINDFANSSEVVRLFGENDNLFAINLIYNNAFNRPVEQEGLNYWNNALETGDVTLANLALEVALGASGSDVTVLSNKVVGAELFIERLQSLGITSRYFGEEAEIIGFEFLSSVGNTSPTESQIDDFINRLPVI is encoded by the coding sequence ATGTCAACAATTAGTTTAAATGGTTTGAGGTATGAGCAAGATTTTAATGGTCTTGTGAATGGTGGTTCAACGGGGGATGTTTTACCTGTAGGGTGGTTTTTTTTGGAAACTGGTAATAATGCCAATCTAACGTACGGTGTTAGCGATGGTAGTAGTAATTCTGGGAATACCTATAGTTATGGTGCGACAGATTCCGATGATAGGGCTTTTGGTACTTTGTTATCTGGCTCGTTGATTCCCACCATTGGAGCTAGTTTTACCAACAATTCGGGTTTTACCATTACGGGGTTAGAAATAACCTATCGTGGTGAACAATGGCGATTGGGAAGCAATAGTAGAACGACCCCAGATCGTTTGGATTTTCAATATAGTTTGGATGCTACTTCCCTTGATTCAGGTGCTTGGGTTGATGTGGATGCTTTAGATTTTGTTGCTCCTGTTACTACGGGGGATGGGGGTGCAAAGGATGGGAATGAAAATTTTTTGGAAATTTCCGATATTATTTCGGGTATAGAAGTTGAGGATGGAGAAACATTTTGGCTTCGTTGGTCTGATTTTAATGCTTCTGGGCCTGATGATGGTTTAGCTATTGATGATTTTTCTATAATTCCTGTGGATGGGGAAGAAGATATAGATCCAGAAATTCCTGAAGATCCCGTGGAAGTTCCAATTACGAGAATTAGTGCCATTCAAGGTGATGGTATGGTTTCTCCCCTTATCAATGAAGTGGTTACCATAGAGGCGATCGCACTGGGTGACTTTCAATCTTCTGATGGCAATAGTAATCTACGGGGTTTTTATGTTCAAGAGGAAGATGGCGACGTTGACAATAATCCTTTGACTTCGGAAGGTTTATTTATTTTTGATGATAATTTTGGGGTTGATGTAAATGTGGGCGATTTAGTGCGAGTAACTGGCACAGTGGCGGAATTTACCACGGGTACAAGCAGTTTAACCCAATTACGTAGCATTACCGATGTCACGGTGGTAAGTGAAAATAATCCTTTACCCACCCCCATAGAAATTACATTTCCCTTAAATGATCCTAGTGATTTAGAGGCTTTTGAGGGAATGTTAGTGACAATTCCCACCACCTTAACGGTAACAGAGCATTTTCAATTGGGGCGTTTTGGTCAGGTGGTTTTATCCTCCAATGGAGATACCAATCAAAATGATACCGATGGCCGTTTAGATCAGTTTACTCAATTTAATGATCCCAGTGTGGATGGTTTCAATGCCTATCAACAAGAAATAGCAAAACGTCGCATTGTGGTAGATGATGGTTTGACGGTGCAAAATCCAGATCCCATTATCAATGGTAGGGGAGAAATGCCGTTAAGTCCTACCAATACCTTGCGCGGTGGTGATACAGTCACGAATTTGACAGGTATCCTTGATGATCGTTTTGGTGCATCGAATATCGGTAATTATCGGATTCAACCCACTGCCCCCATTGACTTTCAGGCAACCAACCCTCGTCCTACGGAAATTCCTGATGTTGGTGGAAGGTTAAAGGTTGCTAGTTTTAATGTTCTTAATTATTTTAATGGTGATGGTGCTGGGGATTTTTCTGGTGAGGAACAACGGGGCGCTGATAATCTTCAAGAGTTTGAGCGTCAAAGGGATAAAATCATTTCAGCTATTACTGGTTTAAATGCTGATGTCATTGGGCTTGTGGAAATTGAAAATGATGGTTATGGGGATGATAGTGCTATTCAAGATCTCATTGATGGTTTAAATGCCGTTGAAGGAGCGGGAACTTATGCTTTTGTGGATCCAGGCACCTCTAATTTAGGACTAGATGCGATCGCCGTGGGCTTCATTTATAAAACTAACTCAGTAAAAATAGCTGATGGAAGTAATATCGCCATTTTGGACACGGGAGCATTTGATCCTATTAATATAGCCCGTAATCGTGTACCTTTAGCGGTTACTTTTGAAGAATTAGCCACGGGGGAAAAATTTACCGCCGTCACCAATCACTTTAAATCTAAAGGTTCATCGGGGTTGAGTGACACCAACGATCCTAATTTTGATCAAGGGGATGGACAAGGATTTTGGAACGATATTCGCACCCAAGCATCCCAAGATTTAGCGGATTGGTTAGCCACGAATCCCACAGGAATTAATGATAGTGATGTACTTATTTTAGGGGATTTGAATGCTTATGCCCAAGAAGATCCCATCACAACTTTGGAAAATGAAGGTTATCAAAATCTGGTTTCTAATAGTAGTTATTCCTTTGTGTTTGATGGTCAATGGGGTACTTTAGATTATGCCCTAGCCACCGATAGTATGACAAATCAGGTTACAGGGGCGCAAAAATGGCATATTAACGCTGATGAACCCAATGTATTGGATTACAACACCAATTTTAAATCTGAAAATCAGATTAGTAGTCTTTATGATGATAGTCCTTTTCGTTCCTCAGATCATGATCCTGTTATCGTGGGTTTGACTTTAGGTAATACCACTTCAGGCCCCGGGGGCGCTGGTTCTGGCTCTCCTAACACCCCTTCCCAAGAAAACCCTCAACCTTTTACCCCCGCCAGAAATCCTCTCATCGATAGGGTTTTAACATTTAGTCAAGATAATGTTCAAATATTATACATTCCTTTAACGGGAAGACCTGCAGATCCTCAGGGTTTAGGATTTTGGGGCAGTGCGATCGGTGAAAATGATATTCGTTACTCTCCTTCTGCGGGTGATAGCCTGTTGAATTTACCCCAAAGGCAAACAATCGCTTATCAAAATATTATTAATGATTTTGCTAATTCTTCGGAAGTAGTGAGATTGTTTGGTGAAAATGATAATTTATTTGCGATCAATTTAATTTATAACAATGCCTTTAATCGCCCCGTAGAGCAGGAAGGATTAAATTATTGGAATAACGCCTTAGAAACAGGGGATGTTACCCTTGCCAATCTTGCTTTAGAAGTTGCCTTGGGGGCTAGTGGTTCTGATGTAACGGTTTTGAGTAATAAGGTTGTGGGTGCGGAATTATTTATAGAACGCTTACAATCTCTTGGGATTACTTCAAGATATTTTGGAGAGGAAGCCGAGATAATTGGTTTTGAGTTTTTATCCTCTGTGGGTAATACTTCACCTACTGAAAGTCAGATTGATGATTTTATTAATCGTCTGCCTGTAATTTAG
- a CDS encoding glycosyltransferase family 4 protein, whose product MNYEFTPTQETYHLVAFLVSMNLVLWSTPVVKTIGLKSGHVDKPDPRKVHHKPIVRIGGIAIFAAVTCSLLIVWWMGGFGILPPDQDAEIWGVTIGACLFFLIGLADDLFSLSASFRLIVQSIVSSFAWWQGVRIDFFTVPFYGLVQIDVWWLSLPITIIWLVGMVNAINWIDGLDGLAAGVCGIAAVVMLIVSLFMNQPAAALIAAALAGGALGFLRYNFNPAQIFMGDGGAYFMGFLLAGVGVIGLAKTAAVTAVVLPYIILAVPIVDMSIVILSRVIQGKSPFLPDKRHLHHRLLEAGISQRLTVLFIYSLTLWVGSFALVFSGFPSGGVYVLGATMLLIYISWQVWRNRRIKSE is encoded by the coding sequence ATGAACTATGAATTTACCCCCACCCAAGAAACTTACCACCTCGTTGCCTTTCTTGTATCCATGAACCTAGTTTTATGGTCAACCCCCGTCGTTAAAACCATAGGCTTGAAAAGTGGTCATGTAGATAAACCAGATCCTCGCAAAGTACATCATAAACCCATCGTCAGAATAGGAGGAATTGCCATCTTTGCCGCCGTAACCTGTTCCCTATTAATCGTATGGTGGATGGGAGGATTTGGCATCCTACCCCCCGACCAAGATGCCGAAATTTGGGGTGTAACCATTGGGGCTTGTTTATTCTTTCTCATAGGTCTTGCCGACGATTTATTCAGCCTTTCCGCAAGTTTTCGCCTCATCGTACAATCCATAGTCTCTAGTTTTGCATGGTGGCAAGGAGTAAGGATTGATTTTTTTACCGTTCCTTTTTATGGCTTAGTGCAAATAGATGTATGGTGGCTTAGCTTACCCATCACCATCATTTGGCTAGTTGGTATGGTAAACGCCATTAATTGGATTGACGGTTTAGACGGATTGGCTGCAGGGGTATGCGGAATTGCCGCCGTAGTGATGTTGATTGTTAGCTTATTTATGAATCAACCAGCTGCCGCCCTAATCGCCGCGGCTCTAGCAGGAGGTGCATTGGGATTTTTGCGTTATAACTTCAACCCCGCCCAAATTTTTATGGGGGATGGAGGAGCATACTTTATGGGTTTTCTTCTCGCAGGAGTAGGAGTAATCGGACTTGCTAAAACCGCTGCGGTAACTGCGGTTGTTTTACCTTATATCATCCTAGCAGTACCCATAGTAGATATGTCCATTGTCATCCTTTCCCGTGTCATTCAGGGGAAATCCCCTTTTCTACCCGATAAAAGACATTTACATCATCGCCTCCTAGAAGCAGGAATATCCCAAAGATTAACAGTTTTATTTATCTACTCTCTCACCCTTTGGGTAGGAAGTTTTGCCCTTGTTTTTTCTGGTTTTCCCAGTGGCGGTGTGTATGTTTTAGGGGCAACCATGTTACTAATATACATTTCTTGGCAAGTGTGGCGTAATCGTCGTATCAAAAGTGAATAA